Below is a genomic region from Candidatus Baltobacteraceae bacterium.
CCGGACACCGAGGGTAAAGTCGCGCAGCTCACACAAGTTCTGCGCGATCGCGGCGTGGTCGCCGAATACAGTTTGGTCGACGGCGGGTTCTTGCTGCAGGAGCACACCTGTCCGTATCTCGGCGTGGTGAAAGAGCATCCGGAGGTCTGTTCGGTGATCCATCAGGTGATCGACGAGACGATCGGCGGCGAACACGAGCAGATCGAGTCGCTCGCGACCGGCGGAAAGAGCTGCTCGTTTCAATTAAAAGGGGTTAGCTAGCAACCGTGGATTTTGCCAAATTTCAGCGATTGGTCGAGGCGCGCCCGGGTTTCCAGACGATGGAATCACCCACGGCGAGCGGCGAGTACTTCAGTGACTCGTGCGGCGACATGTACAACTTCTTTTTGAGAGTCGGACCGGGAGCGGTGATCGAGGACATCTCGTACTTCACCACCGGCTGCGGCTTCGGTACCGCCACGTGCAGCCTGGTCGTCGAACTGGCGAAGGGCAAGACGATCGAGGAAGCGGCGTCGATTACGAACGCGGATATCGAGGCACAGCTCGCCGGTTACCCCGAGAAGAAGAAAGATTACCCGGAACGCGCGCTCGAGGCGCTCAAAGTCGCGATCGACGACTATCGTGCCAAGGTCGCGAGCGGTTCGGTACCGGATTACGGTGCGATGTCCGCGCCGCCGCGGCCGGTGGTGGCCTCGGCGCCGGCGGCGCAAACGCCGTCCAACGGCAAGATCACGATCTCGCTGCGCTAAGATCGTAGCGCTCGCGCACTTCGTAACGCGTCGATCCCGCGTGCGCGAGCGACTCGAACATCACCAGCTGCGCGACCCGCAGCGTCGCAGGCGCCACATCGAGCATCGGTAACGGTTTCGAAGAGCCGCCCTTTACGCGGGCGATCGTCACGTGCGCCACGGCATCGGCCTCGAACGAGAAATCGCGATCGCGGTACGCATCGCGGAGGTGTTGGCTCAACGTTCGAAACTCTGCACCGGCTTCATAGCAGCCGACGTAGATGATCCGCGGGCGGCGCGTGTTCGGAAACGCGCCGAGTCGATCGAATGGGATTTCGAAGGGCGTATGCCGGGCGGCGGCGTCGCGCAGCACGTCGTTCACGTCGTCCCGGCGTTCCGCTTCGATCCGGCCGAGAAAGGCGAGCGTCACGTGCAGCTTTTCGGCCGGCTCGTAGCGTGCATCGACATTTGCCGCGCGAAGGCGGTTCTGCGCGTTCACGCAGGCGGCCCGTACCGTGTCGTCCAGCTCGATGCCCGCGAACAGCCGCACCGAGCGGCTACCTTCCGCGCAAATAAGGATTGCTCGCGCGTTCGGTTCCGATCGTCGTGAACGCGCCGTGTCCGGGAACGACGTGCGTTGCGTCGGGATAGTCCATCAGTTTGCGCTCGATCGATTGCACGATGTCTTCCATCGACGTGCCGCCGAGATCCCAGCGGCCGATGGAACCGGCGAAGAGCGTATCACCGGTCAGGAGGATTGCCGTCTCGCCGTTGCCGAGCGCGAAACACACACTACCGGGCGTGTGGCCGGGCGTGTGCAGCACCTCGCACGTTACGGCTCCGACGGTGAGGCGGTCGCCGTCGCTCAGATCGCCGTCGAGCGCGACCGGTTCCGGAATCGGCGGCAGGCCGAAGAGCTTGACCAGCCGCGGCTGATCGTGATAAATAGGCAGATCGGCGTGGTGCAGCAGCGCAGAAGACCGCGTCGAGGCGCGCAAGCGGCCAACGTCCGCAATGTGGTCGAAGTGCGCATGGGTGTGGATCAGGTAGCGAGCCCGCAGGCCGAGCTGTTTCAACCTCGCCAGCACGTCGTCGACACCGTCGCCGCCGTCGACCACGATTGCTTCGCGCGTGTCTTCATCACCGACGATGGTCGCGTTACACGCCAGCAATCCCACCGGAAACGTCTCGACGATCATGCTTCCCCCAGCTCGAAATCGCGGAACGCGCTCTCGTAATAGCCGAGCGGGCGTCCCGGGCGCGAGGCGCACGAGAGCACGCGCCCGATGAAGATCGAGTGCGAACCGACGTGGTGCTCGGCTTCGACCACGCAATCGAAATATCCGATCGTCCCCTCGAGCACCGGCGCGCCGGTCACGTCGGTCGTGTAGGCGATCTTCTCGAACTGGCGCTCTTTGATCCCGCTCGAGAAGCGCAGGGCGAGATCCCGCTGTTCGAGCGCTAACAGATTGACGCAGAATGCCCGCGAACTCGAGATGTATAGGTAGCTGCGCGCCTCGCGATTGACGCAGATCAACACCGTCGGCGGGTCGGCGCAGACGCTCGCGAACGCGTTGATCGTGATGCCGCGCGGCTCGTCCTCGCGCAGCGAGGTCACCACGGTGACGCCGGTCGGATTACGGCGCATGACCGTCTTGAACGCGGCCGGTGCAGCCGCAGGCTTCACTTGATACGTGCTCCGATGCCCGTGCCGTTGCCGATCGGCAGGATCGTCGCATCGAGGGCAGGATGGGAGAGAAAGTAGGCGTTGAACTCGTCGAGCCCGCCCACCAAACAGTCGTCGATTACGACGATTCCCGAGAGCTTGAGCATCGGAATTGCCAATTCCAGGTATTCGCGGTAATGCTCGCGGTCGGCGTCGATGAAGACGATATCGAGGTTGCGTACCTGGAAGCTGTTCATGAGCTCCAGCGTATCCTGATTGAAGATCGTAATATAGTCGTCTTCACCCGCACGCTGAAAATACGACAAGGCCACGCTGGTGCGTTCGCTGTCCGGATCGATCGTCCAAATTCGTCCGAGCTGCGGCTGAGCGAGCGCCATCCATAGCGTCGAATACCCGTACCCCGTTCCGATTTCGAGGATCCGGTTGGCTTGCATCATGTGGACCATGACGGAGAGAAAGCGTCCGGTCTCCCGCGAGACGATGGGAACGCCGTCCTTACGGCCGTGCTGCTGCAGTTCGAGCAACAGCGGATGCTGCTCGGGGTGCAGGCCGTCGAGATAGCGCATCAGGTCTTCCATCTACGCTCTCCAGTTAGCGGGGAACCCTCACCGACCTGCTCGAAAGATATCGGCCTCTATGGCCCGGCGTTTACGCCTCTTTCCGCTGAACTCGGTGCTCTTTCCGGGGGCCGTGCTGAATTTGCACATCTTCGAGCCGCGCTACAAACAGATGATCAACGAATGTTTGGAAGCGGGCGAAGGTTTCGGCGTTGCCTTGATTGCGGAAGGGGCGGAGGCGGGTGATCCCAACGTCCTTCCGCACGACGTCGGATCGATTGCGGAGATCGTCGACGTTCAACCGTTGCCGTTCGGCCGGTACTTCATCTCGACGGTCGGCCGCAATCGCTTTCGCATTCGCGAAGTCGTCAGCCGCGAACCCTACCTCGTTGCCGACGTCGACGTGATCGAAGAACCGGAAGTGCCTTCCGATCGCGAAGTCGAAGAACTCATGCCCGCGGTGTGCGCGCTCTTCGAACAATACATCGATCTGCTGGTCGAATTCTCGGGCAGCGAGGGCAGCGTCGATCTTCCCGAGGATCCACAAAGCACCTCGTTTCTGATCGGCGACATGCTCCAAGTCGCCGAACGCGTCAAACAGCGTCTGCTCGAGGTGGCCGACACCAAATCGCGTCTGCGCGCCGAGCACGACTTCCTCGAACGCCTGCTCCCGCAATTGCGAAAACTACTCGAACGCCGCGAGACGGAGTTACACGAACGCCGCGAACGCGGCGAAGAGGATAGCTATCGCGGGACGCAAGAGAAATACTTCGGGAGATTCTTTTCGCAGAATTGAGGCGACGCTCGGAGCGGGCTGCATCGTGCATCGGAGCCGCTCACGATTTTTCCATCCGTGGAAAAATCGCTGCTGCCTTTCTCGCGCCTCTCGCCATCCTGGCTCCGGCGCTCGTACAGAGCCTCCTCCGCACGACGCAGCCCGCTCCTCGCTCGCATAACATGCAAGACAACGCCCAAGCACCGTCACCAACGTCGCGCGAGCAGCGTGTGTCGATTCGCCGCGTTCGCGGCGTTCGTGCGTTGAATTGAATTGAATTGGATGGGATGGAAGGGTCCGACGACCGGGCGAACGGGTTACGCGAGCGGCGAGCACCCTGACATTAACTGTGCGAGACGCGAGCGTCTTAGAGAGCCCGGTTGTCGGACCAAGAACATCCCATCCAAAAGCGATTCAATTCAACAATGCAAGCCCGCTCAAACGTTCGGCGGATTTGACCACGTTGCGCAGAAGCGCGACGTTGGTGACGGGGCCCACACCCCCGGGGACCGGCGTAATCGCGCCGGCGACTTCGCGCGCCGATTCATAATCGACGTCGCCCTTGAGCACGCCGTCGACGACGGTCGTGCCGACGTCGATCACGGTCGCGCCGGGCGCGATGTCGGCGCCGCCGATCAGTCCGGGCACGCCGGTGGCGACGACGACGACTTCCGCCATTCGCACGTACGGCTGAAGGCTCGTGCTCTCCTTATGCAAGACGGTGACGGTGGCGTCTTGCGCGAGCATCAGCATCGCGACCGGTGCACCAACGACGATCGAGCGTCCGATCATCGCCGCGCGGCGCCCGCGCAGCGGCCAATGCGGGCTGCGCTCGAGCAGGAGCATTACGGCGGCGGGCGTTGCCGGCGCAAACTCGGCGCCGCTCCCGAACGCCAGGTGTCCCTGGTTCGT
It encodes:
- a CDS encoding iron-sulfur cluster assembly scaffold protein codes for the protein MDFAKFQRLVEARPGFQTMESPTASGEYFSDSCGDMYNFFLRVGPGAVIEDISYFTTGCGFGTATCSLVVELAKGKTIEEAASITNADIEAQLAGYPEKKKDYPERALEALKVAIDDYRAKVASGSVPDYGAMSAPPRPVVASAPAAQTPSNGKITISLR
- the thpR gene encoding RNA 2',3'-cyclic phosphodiesterase; amino-acid sequence: MRLFAGIELDDTVRAACVNAQNRLRAANVDARYEPAEKLHVTLAFLGRIEAERRDDVNDVLRDAAARHTPFEIPFDRLGAFPNTRRPRIIYVGCYEAGAEFRTLSQHLRDAYRDRDFSFEADAVAHVTIARVKGGSSKPLPMLDVAPATLRVAQLVMFESLAHAGSTRYEVRERYDLSAARS
- a CDS encoding MBL fold metallo-hydrolase, translating into MIVETFPVGLLACNATIVGDEDTREAIVVDGGDGVDDVLARLKQLGLRARYLIHTHAHFDHIADVGRLRASTRSSALLHHADLPIYHDQPRLVKLFGLPPIPEPVALDGDLSDGDRLTVGAVTCEVLHTPGHTPGSVCFALGNGETAILLTGDTLFAGSIGRWDLGGTSMEDIVQSIERKLMDYPDATHVVPGHGAFTTIGTERASNPYLRGR
- a CDS encoding flavin reductase family protein, with protein sequence MKPAAAPAAFKTVMRRNPTGVTVVTSLREDEPRGITINAFASVCADPPTVLICVNREARSYLYISSSRAFCVNLLALEQRDLALRFSSGIKERQFEKIAYTTDVTGAPVLEGTIGYFDCVVEAEHHVGSHSIFIGRVLSCASRPGRPLGYYESAFRDFELGEA
- a CDS encoding O-methyltransferase, coding for MEDLMRYLDGLHPEQHPLLLELQQHGRKDGVPIVSRETGRFLSVMVHMMQANRILEIGTGYGYSTLWMALAQPQLGRIWTIDPDSERTSVALSYFQRAGEDDYITIFNQDTLELMNSFQVRNLDIVFIDADREHYREYLELAIPMLKLSGIVVIDDCLVGGLDEFNAYFLSHPALDATILPIGNGTGIGARIK
- a CDS encoding LON peptidase substrate-binding domain-containing protein codes for the protein MARRLRLFPLNSVLFPGAVLNLHIFEPRYKQMINECLEAGEGFGVALIAEGAEAGDPNVLPHDVGSIAEIVDVQPLPFGRYFISTVGRNRFRIREVVSREPYLVADVDVIEEPEVPSDREVEELMPAVCALFEQYIDLLVEFSGSEGSVDLPEDPQSTSFLIGDMLQVAERVKQRLLEVADTKSRLRAEHDFLERLLPQLRKLLERRETELHERRERGEEDSYRGTQEKYFGRFFSQN
- a CDS encoding bifunctional 5,10-methylenetetrahydrofolate dehydrogenase/5,10-methenyltetrahydrofolate cyclohydrolase, encoding MVLDGRALAAELRIELLARTSALREAGIHPKLVVVFVGENESSVAYVRNLVKTGERVGIEILVDRLPERVTSLDLRARLEQLHEDPSVHGVLLQQPLPPHLAVREIADAIPVHKDVDGAHPTNQGHLAFGSGAEFAPATPAAVMLLLERSPHWPLRGRRAAMIGRSIVVGAPVAMLMLAQDATVTVLHKESTSLQPYVRMAEVVVVATGVPGLIGGADIAPGATVIDVGTTVVDGVLKGDVDYESAREVAGAITPVPGGVGPVTNVALLRNVVKSAERLSGLALLN